The following coding sequences lie in one Prosthecobacter vanneervenii genomic window:
- a CDS encoding AMP-binding protein produces the protein MASEKPVTLKDLTILGKENLPSGGGFMILPSKLGYFDLLRLELVLEGRPVVYVVKKGAALHPLLRVHLERENVHALEFAIGETAVPAYRQALADAAKGGAVIIYLPAEAATISAPMTTVPGTKLEFLLKGEIPVLPLYVHSRQDTALPIERRYSDAEVIFNFGKLLQGSEVNLASYQESLLMLAEESFGESPTLDMSLGYALIHGFKKHGTRNSVVDGKDEKILRFDKVFATALALAQVIKRETQKQRVGIILPPGLGGLICNVAVVLAGKIPVNLNFTAGRASIESAIRRGDIDRFLTADIFVRKMQSFPWPPSKQLILIERILPKMKASIAKWLLLSKVLPAPILAAVLGISRKGGRKEALLLFTSGSSGEPKGVALTHRNIIANVTQFGSRLGMQTNDSILGCLPLFHSFGCTVTLWFPIIYGLHLVTYPSPMEVKKLAQLIEKYRITLMISTPTFLRSYLRGVNRESLASIKYCVTGAEKLPSTVADAFEARFGKSVLEGYGLTETSPAFNINLPDPAPLGDEEAGYSWLPSHRQGSVGHVLPGMAVRITNPETNAPVPLHQSGMIWFKGANVFEGYLNDAKRSAEVLQNGWFRTGDIGRVDLDGFLYIEGRLSRFSKIAGEMVPHETVEEALVKAMGLESETVRKIAVVGVPDIEKGEALILLTSMPGGPEHQEILDLRYRLLDKGMPPLWIPKKMIRVSDIPVLASGKLDVQNCEKIAKAGA, from the coding sequence ATGGCCTCCGAAAAGCCCGTCACCCTCAAAGACCTGACCATCCTCGGCAAAGAAAACCTGCCCTCCGGAGGTGGGTTCATGATCCTGCCCAGCAAGCTGGGCTACTTTGACCTCCTGCGTCTGGAACTCGTGCTGGAGGGCCGCCCGGTGGTCTATGTCGTCAAGAAAGGCGCTGCTCTGCATCCGCTGCTGCGCGTGCATCTGGAGCGCGAAAACGTCCACGCATTGGAGTTTGCGATCGGGGAGACCGCTGTGCCAGCCTATCGCCAGGCTCTGGCAGATGCCGCAAAAGGGGGGGCTGTCATCATCTATCTGCCTGCCGAGGCGGCCACCATCTCCGCGCCCATGACCACTGTGCCGGGCACCAAGCTGGAGTTTCTCCTCAAAGGGGAGATCCCAGTACTGCCTCTCTACGTGCACAGCCGCCAGGACACCGCCCTGCCTATCGAACGTCGCTACTCCGACGCTGAGGTCATCTTCAATTTTGGCAAGCTGCTCCAAGGCTCCGAAGTGAACCTCGCCAGCTATCAGGAATCCCTCCTCATGCTCGCGGAGGAGAGCTTTGGTGAGTCTCCCACGCTGGACATGAGCCTGGGCTATGCCCTGATTCACGGTTTTAAAAAACACGGCACTCGCAACAGCGTCGTTGATGGCAAGGATGAGAAGATCCTGCGCTTTGACAAAGTCTTCGCCACCGCGCTCGCACTCGCCCAGGTGATCAAGCGCGAGACCCAGAAGCAGCGCGTGGGCATCATCCTGCCTCCAGGGCTCGGCGGCCTCATTTGCAATGTGGCCGTGGTCCTCGCGGGCAAGATCCCGGTGAACCTCAACTTCACCGCCGGGCGTGCCTCCATCGAAAGCGCCATCCGCCGTGGCGACATCGACCGCTTCCTCACCGCCGACATCTTCGTGCGCAAGATGCAGAGCTTCCCCTGGCCGCCCAGCAAGCAGCTCATCCTTATCGAGCGCATCCTGCCCAAGATGAAGGCATCCATCGCCAAATGGTTGCTGCTTAGCAAGGTGCTGCCAGCGCCCATTCTCGCGGCTGTGCTGGGCATCTCCCGCAAGGGCGGGCGCAAAGAGGCGCTGCTGCTCTTTACGAGTGGCAGCTCCGGCGAGCCCAAGGGCGTGGCCCTCACGCACCGGAATATCATTGCCAACGTCACCCAGTTTGGCAGCCGTCTCGGCATGCAGACCAATGACAGCATCCTCGGCTGCCTGCCGCTCTTCCATAGCTTTGGCTGCACCGTCACGCTCTGGTTCCCCATCATCTACGGGCTGCACCTCGTCACCTATCCTTCACCTATGGAGGTGAAGAAGCTCGCGCAGCTCATCGAGAAGTACCGCATCACGCTCATGATCTCCACGCCCACCTTCCTGCGCAGCTACCTGCGCGGTGTGAACCGTGAGTCGCTCGCCTCGATCAAGTACTGCGTCACCGGCGCGGAAAAACTGCCCAGCACCGTGGCGGATGCCTTCGAGGCCCGCTTTGGCAAGTCCGTGCTGGAAGGTTACGGCCTCACTGAGACCTCCCCCGCCTTCAACATCAACCTGCCCGATCCTGCACCGCTCGGAGACGAGGAGGCTGGCTACTCCTGGCTGCCGAGCCACCGCCAAGGCTCCGTGGGCCATGTGCTGCCCGGTATGGCCGTGCGCATCACCAATCCCGAAACCAACGCCCCGGTTCCCCTGCATCAGAGCGGCATGATCTGGTTCAAGGGGGCCAACGTGTTTGAAGGCTACCTCAACGATGCCAAGCGCAGTGCCGAGGTGCTGCAGAACGGCTGGTTCCGCACCGGAGACATCGGACGCGTGGACCTCGACGGCTTTCTCTACATCGAAGGCCGTCTCAGCCGCTTCTCCAAGATCGCCGGAGAGATGGTGCCGCACGAAACTGTCGAAGAAGCCCTGGTTAAAGCCATGGGACTCGAAAGTGAAACCGTGCGAAAGATCGCCGTCGTCGGCGTGCCGGACATTGAGAAGGGTGAGGCCCTCATCCTCCTCACCAGCATGCCCGGCGGCCCCGAGCATCAAGAGATCCTCGACCTCCGTTACCGCCTGCTCGACAAAGGCATGCCGCCTCTGTGGATTCCGAAGAAGATGATCCGAGTGAGTGACATCCCCGTGCTGGCATCTGGCAAGCTGGACGT
- a CDS encoding class I SAM-dependent rRNA methyltransferase, which translates to MPPPPRHPRRDSAASSSPPPGSENWLRPWAQMKYFSFHPAVYPNMIRATSPDAGAGDLVNVYDKEGQLFGSGFYNPKAHVPLRVLQHGENVLTEDALDARLDAALDLRLKMLRLPDTTDAWRVISSDGDGLSGLVVDRYADVLSIEVTSLGVWRRLRRWLPKLHAALGTKQHVIDVDADIARIEGMRRADVPEMDDPAPRSVRVREHGVRYQVNFEDGHKTGFFCDQRENRLKFGQLTRGRRVLDLCSYTGGFALSARMAGCEDVTGVDLDEKAIAQAKKNADLNQVRIDWVHGDTFTWGRQMQQNGKQWDAVVLDPPKLIFSRDAEEGQLGRNKYYDMNAVALGLLERGGLFVTCSCSGLLDVAEFEDIVMRAAHRNKRRLQILDRTGAGADHPVMSNCPESRYLKVLWCLAW; encoded by the coding sequence ATGCCCCCTCCCCCGCGTCATCCCCGCCGTGATTCAGCCGCCAGTTCCTCCCCGCCTCCGGGCAGCGAGAACTGGCTGCGGCCCTGGGCACAGATGAAGTATTTTTCCTTCCACCCGGCGGTCTACCCCAACATGATTCGGGCCACCTCCCCAGACGCGGGAGCGGGAGATCTGGTGAATGTCTATGACAAGGAAGGGCAGCTCTTTGGCAGCGGCTTTTACAATCCCAAAGCGCACGTTCCGCTTCGCGTGCTGCAGCATGGTGAAAACGTGCTGACCGAGGACGCGCTGGACGCCCGCCTGGACGCCGCGCTGGACTTGCGCCTGAAGATGCTGCGCCTGCCGGACACAACCGACGCATGGCGTGTAATCTCCTCCGACGGTGATGGCCTCAGCGGCCTCGTGGTGGACCGCTATGCAGATGTGCTTTCCATCGAAGTCACCTCGCTAGGCGTGTGGCGCCGCCTGCGCCGCTGGCTGCCCAAGCTGCATGCGGCGCTGGGCACCAAGCAGCACGTCATTGACGTGGACGCAGACATCGCCCGCATCGAAGGCATGCGCCGGGCGGACGTGCCTGAGATGGACGACCCCGCTCCACGCAGTGTGCGCGTGCGCGAGCACGGCGTGCGCTATCAGGTGAATTTTGAAGACGGGCACAAGACGGGATTTTTCTGCGACCAGCGGGAGAACCGCCTAAAATTCGGCCAACTGACGCGCGGACGCCGTGTGCTGGACCTATGCAGTTACACGGGAGGTTTTGCCCTCAGCGCACGGATGGCCGGTTGCGAGGACGTCACCGGCGTGGACTTGGACGAAAAGGCCATCGCCCAGGCCAAAAAAAACGCGGACCTGAACCAGGTGCGCATCGACTGGGTGCACGGAGACACCTTCACCTGGGGCCGCCAGATGCAGCAGAACGGCAAGCAGTGGGACGCCGTGGTGCTGGACCCGCCGAAGCTCATCTTCTCCCGCGATGCGGAGGAAGGCCAGCTGGGCCGCAACAAGTACTACGACATGAACGCCGTGGCCCTGGGCCTGCTGGAGCGCGGCGGGCTGTTTGTGACCTGCTCGTGCTCCGGGCTGCTGGATGTGGCGGAGTTTGAAGACATCGTGATGCGTGCCGCGCACCGCAACAAGCGCCGCCTCCAGATCCTGGACCGCACCGGCGCAGGCGCGGACCATCCGGTGATGTCCAACTGTCCGGAAAGCCGCTACCTCAAGGTGCTGTGGTGTCTTGCGTGGTGA
- a CDS encoding GreA/GreB family elongation factor — protein MNPEVQNIVAAGKLSAADGEKLSKLEPGTFCVHKSWGVGKIAEWDLLGDRLLIDFEGKPGHPLKLAFAINSLEILPADHLLSRRLADLDALKQMAADNAPALVELALKSSGNTLHLDDLEKLLKGRIIPDADYKKWWEGAKRALKTHRHIVVPAKRTEKLVLRDQAENAGTQMVKSFLAARDLKSKLATLASIQKDLDLFTDAKAELVPVFQDISDSARKSVKLNLKECLQLLLARDELIDTLGTTAPMGSMKISDLICETKDVLADAIKSLASSALGRIYRAFPEAFPNRAWVSEILHHLTKTGGRAVAEIAVVLDANDERDVLAEALKKSLRNRMLSSDLLIWMARERKGLAESVFDIDLGHAILGVIESDHMEGGPKRTGRLQDLLSDDKTLLGEMVAEADDEDVRLLAKRLINGSLFDELTRRSLMARIIKARPEMEQMMDDNSAAVKNDALIASWESLEKKKLELEDLVNVKIPENKREIQIARDEGDLRENGGYKAARDQQSVLLRMQAKLERELRHARGTDFANVSTDKVGIGTIVDLEDVPSGEKETFTILGAWDGDLEKNIISYLSESAKALIGKAVGDEVELPTDSHHVSRKAKVTAIRAFKV, from the coding sequence ATGAATCCAGAGGTGCAAAACATTGTGGCCGCAGGCAAGCTTTCTGCAGCCGACGGCGAAAAACTTTCGAAACTCGAACCCGGGACCTTCTGTGTCCATAAAAGCTGGGGCGTAGGCAAAATCGCTGAATGGGACCTGCTGGGCGACCGCCTGCTGATCGACTTTGAGGGCAAGCCCGGGCATCCACTGAAACTAGCCTTTGCCATCAACTCCCTGGAAATCCTGCCGGCGGATCACCTGCTGTCCCGCCGTCTGGCAGATCTGGACGCCCTGAAGCAAATGGCTGCAGACAACGCCCCCGCACTGGTGGAGCTGGCGCTGAAGAGCAGCGGCAACACCCTGCATCTCGACGATCTGGAAAAGCTGCTCAAGGGCCGCATCATCCCCGACGCTGACTACAAGAAGTGGTGGGAAGGCGCCAAGCGCGCACTGAAGACGCACCGCCACATCGTGGTGCCCGCCAAGCGCACGGAGAAGCTTGTGCTGCGAGACCAGGCTGAAAACGCCGGAACCCAGATGGTGAAGTCCTTCCTGGCCGCACGCGATCTCAAGAGCAAGCTGGCCACCCTGGCGAGCATCCAGAAGGATCTGGACCTCTTCACTGATGCAAAGGCCGAACTGGTGCCCGTTTTTCAGGACATCTCCGACTCTGCGCGCAAAAGCGTGAAACTGAACCTCAAGGAGTGCCTGCAACTGCTGCTGGCGCGCGATGAGCTGATCGACACCCTGGGCACCACGGCCCCAATGGGCTCCATGAAGATCTCCGACCTGATCTGCGAGACGAAAGATGTGCTGGCGGACGCCATCAAGAGTCTGGCTTCCAGCGCTCTGGGCCGTATCTACCGCGCCTTCCCCGAGGCCTTCCCAAACCGAGCTTGGGTGTCTGAGATTCTCCACCACCTGACCAAGACCGGCGGCCGCGCCGTGGCGGAGATCGCCGTGGTGCTGGATGCCAATGACGAGCGCGATGTGCTGGCTGAGGCGCTGAAAAAATCCCTGCGCAACCGCATGCTCTCCTCCGACCTACTTATCTGGATGGCACGCGAGCGCAAAGGTCTGGCGGAATCCGTTTTCGACATCGATCTGGGCCACGCCATCCTCGGTGTGATCGAGAGCGACCACATGGAAGGTGGCCCGAAACGCACCGGCCGCCTGCAGGATCTCCTCTCCGACGACAAAACATTGCTGGGAGAAATGGTGGCTGAAGCCGACGACGAAGATGTGCGCCTGCTGGCCAAGCGCCTGATCAACGGCTCCCTCTTTGACGAACTGACACGCCGCTCCCTGATGGCGCGCATCATCAAGGCACGCCCTGAGATGGAGCAGATGATGGACGACAACTCCGCCGCAGTGAAGAATGACGCCCTGATCGCCTCCTGGGAGAGCCTGGAGAAGAAAAAGTTGGAGCTGGAAGACCTCGTCAATGTCAAGATCCCAGAGAACAAGCGCGAGATCCAGATCGCACGCGATGAGGGCGACTTGCGCGAAAACGGCGGCTACAAAGCGGCGCGCGACCAGCAGTCCGTTCTTCTGCGCATGCAGGCCAAGCTGGAACGTGAACTGCGCCACGCGCGTGGCACAGACTTTGCCAACGTTTCCACGGATAAAGTGGGCATCGGCACCATTGTGGACCTGGAAGACGTGCCCTCTGGTGAGAAGGAAACCTTCACCATCCTGGGCGCTTGGGACGGAGATCTGGAGAAGAATATCATCAGCTATCTCTCTGAATCTGCCAAAGCCCTGATCGGCAAAGCCGTAGGAGACGAAGTGGAACTCCCCACTGACAGTCATCATGTAAGCCGCAAGGCTAAAGTGACAGCAATCCGCGCCTTTAAAGTGTAA
- a CDS encoding sugar phosphate isomerase/epimerase family protein — translation MSSRRHFIHTVLGTSAAAAFAADSKLSYKGENIQFGLVTYMWGADWDLPTLLKNCETAQVLGVELRIDHAHKVSPSLTPEQRAAVRKQFEDSPVDLLGMGTNYEFHSPNVEEVKKNIEGAKQYIKLCHDLGGTGVKVKPNALPKDVPAEKTLTQIGKALAELGDYALGFGQEIRLEVHGKDTSELPNIKTIMDAANRDNVRVCWNSNDTDLNGAGLEANFALVKDHLGHTTHIRGVNQSSYPLDKLAKLLVEADYEGHVCLEAHKLPSGDRVAALAEQRELFMNLVTEARKSAKD, via the coding sequence ATGTCCTCCCGCCGCCATTTCATCCACACCGTGCTCGGCACCAGCGCCGCAGCCGCCTTTGCAGCAGACTCCAAGCTTAGCTACAAAGGAGAGAACATCCAATTTGGCCTCGTGACGTACATGTGGGGCGCAGACTGGGACCTGCCCACGCTGCTGAAAAACTGCGAAACTGCGCAGGTGCTCGGCGTGGAGCTGCGCATCGACCATGCACACAAGGTCAGCCCTAGCCTCACGCCCGAACAGCGCGCAGCGGTGCGCAAACAGTTTGAGGACTCTCCCGTGGACCTCCTCGGCATGGGCACCAATTATGAATTTCACTCCCCCAATGTGGAAGAGGTGAAGAAGAATATCGAAGGAGCCAAGCAATACATCAAACTCTGCCACGATCTGGGGGGCACCGGTGTGAAGGTGAAGCCTAATGCCCTGCCGAAGGACGTACCAGCGGAGAAAACGCTGACTCAGATCGGCAAGGCGCTGGCGGAGCTGGGAGACTATGCGCTGGGCTTTGGCCAGGAGATTCGTCTGGAGGTACATGGCAAGGACACCTCCGAACTGCCCAACATCAAGACCATCATGGACGCCGCCAACCGCGACAACGTACGCGTCTGCTGGAATTCCAACGATACCGACCTCAATGGCGCAGGACTGGAGGCTAACTTTGCCCTCGTTAAGGACCACCTCGGCCACACCACGCACATCCGTGGTGTAAACCAGAGCAGCTACCCGCTCGACAAGCTGGCCAAACTTCTGGTGGAGGCCGACTATGAAGGCCATGTCTGCCTGGAAGCCCACAAGCTACCCTCTGGAGACCGAGTGGCAGCCTTGGCGGAACAGCGCGAGCTTTTCATGAATTTGGTGACGGAAGCACGTAAAAGCGCCAAGGACTAA
- a CDS encoding response regulator, whose product MTPASKKILLVDDHAMFAETLGQYLRLMFKDYEILIATSAEKARELSSRQAVDVVLIDLEMTDCSGLTLLADFAAAMPSPACIVVSMHIQALWIERALKAGACGYVAKDSPPGEIVTAINYALRGKKYLSRSVAQSFAENAVRLPTGGKELHKVLSSREFEIFLQLAHGKSLKAISLDLSLSAKTVSVHKHNIWKKTGIDSGAKIARYCVEHGLLAGGAQTFQAA is encoded by the coding sequence ATGACTCCCGCATCTAAAAAAATCTTGCTCGTTGATGACCATGCCATGTTCGCTGAGACGCTAGGCCAGTATCTGCGCCTGATGTTCAAAGACTATGAAATCCTGATCGCTACAAGTGCTGAAAAAGCGCGTGAGTTATCATCAAGGCAGGCCGTCGATGTCGTCCTAATCGACCTCGAAATGACTGACTGTTCCGGTCTGACTCTGCTGGCAGACTTTGCCGCCGCCATGCCTTCTCCGGCCTGTATCGTCGTCAGCATGCACATCCAGGCGTTGTGGATCGAGCGTGCTTTGAAGGCAGGTGCCTGCGGGTATGTGGCCAAAGATTCTCCTCCAGGGGAGATCGTCACCGCTATCAATTACGCCCTGCGTGGCAAAAAATACCTCTCCCGCAGCGTGGCGCAGTCCTTCGCAGAAAATGCCGTGAGACTGCCGACCGGCGGCAAGGAACTGCACAAGGTGTTGAGCAGTCGCGAGTTTGAAATCTTCCTGCAACTGGCGCATGGAAAGAGTCTGAAAGCCATCTCCTTGGATCTAAGCCTCTCGGCCAAGACGGTTTCTGTTCACAAGCACAACATCTGGAAGAAGACCGGCATCGACTCCGGGGCCAAAATCGCCCGCTATTGTGTGGAGCACGGCCTCCTGGCTGGTGGAGCCCAGACTTTTCAAGCGGCGTAA
- a CDS encoding LuxR C-terminal-related transcriptional regulator — protein sequence MLFHPSEFTRSSWKLLLKKILPGCKAIETSSVEEVRHAVESVQVDALMMEFHPRDVEHGIDTLKAVISITGGKRVMLICGPPAPVTTRTAMQAGASVFLGCNESVEELKRALSAALECVPYMSSELASALARSVGPINAPQEEEESSQYALSVREEEVLELLVSGMRPSQVASRLGLSMKTISSHKRNALGKLGVSNILEAVRIWV from the coding sequence GTGTTGTTTCACCCCAGCGAATTCACCCGTTCCAGCTGGAAGCTCCTGCTCAAGAAGATACTCCCTGGGTGCAAAGCGATCGAGACCTCATCTGTGGAAGAAGTACGCCATGCGGTGGAATCCGTGCAGGTGGACGCCTTGATGATGGAATTCCACCCGCGAGACGTGGAGCACGGCATCGATACCCTGAAAGCAGTAATTTCCATAACAGGCGGAAAGCGCGTCATGCTCATCTGCGGACCACCTGCACCCGTGACCACGAGGACCGCCATGCAAGCGGGAGCCAGTGTCTTTTTAGGATGCAACGAATCTGTGGAAGAGCTTAAGCGCGCCCTGAGCGCCGCGCTAGAATGCGTACCCTACATGTCTAGTGAACTGGCCTCTGCCCTGGCCCGCTCAGTAGGCCCAATCAACGCCCCGCAGGAAGAAGAGGAGTCATCACAGTACGCTCTCTCCGTTCGTGAGGAGGAGGTGCTAGAGTTGCTGGTCTCTGGCATGCGGCCCAGCCAGGTAGCCAGCCGCCTTGGCCTGAGCATGAAGACCATTTCGAGCCACAAGCGCAACGCTTTGGGCAAGCTGGGGGTTTCCAATATCTTGGAAGCAGTGCGTATCTGGGTGTGA